ACCTCCTTTAGCGAGTCGTTAAAGGTCAAGAAGAATTATGATATGGAATTGTTATATTTCAATGGACTTAACTACACTAACATGTAGACGCTAACGCTTCGGCCCATTTCCATATAACAATATCGTAAGTATTGTTCTTATAAATGGAGGGAAATAAAAATGTGGAAATATATGGATCAGAATCAATCTCAAGAATTTTTATTATCCCTTCATTTGCTGCATAATCAATTATCCGATAAAGAGAAAGTAAAAATGCTTTATTCCATCAGTAATTCAATAGAAGAAAATTATAATATAATTAAAATAAAAAAGAGAAATGGATCATTAAGAACTATTTATCAACCACATACGAATTTGAAATTAATTCAAAGACAGATTTTAAAAACTATTCTTAATAATAGAAGTGTTTCTACTTATGCAAAAGCATATCATAAAAATATTGGATTAAAAGATAATGCATATCCACATGTTCATCAAAAAAGAATCCTTAAATTAGATATTAAAGATTTTTTTGAACATATTCAATTTATAGATGTTTATAATGCATGTTTTTCATTAGCATACTTTCCTCAATCTATTGGTCATTTATTAACACAACTGTGTACTTATCATGGATATTTGCCACAAGGGGCACCTACATCTGCTTATATATCTAATTTGGTAATGAAAGAATTTGATGAACAGATAGGTGAATGGTGTGAAAACAAGCATATTTGTTATACAAGATATTCTGATGATATGACATTCTCAGGTGATTTCAATCCCCGTGAAGTGATTCAAAGAGTTAGAAAAGCTCTTTACCCTCTAGGACTTGAAATAAACAATCAGAAGATTCATGTTATTGGGAATGGACAGCAACAAAATGTGACAGGGCTAGTTGTGAATCAAAAAGTTCAAACATCAAGTCGTTATCGAAAAAAAGTAAGACAAGCGATTTATTATATGAAAAAATATGGACTGGAATCACATTTATCCGCTATTCAATATCAGCAATCACCACAAAATTATTTACATCATCTTTATGGACAAGTCCAATATATTCTACAAATCAATCCACTTGATCAAGAATTTCAATCCTATCAAGAATACTTAAAAAAGATAAAATAAAAACTCACACATTGTGTGAGTTATTTGTTTATTGGAGCGGGTGATGGGAATCGAACCCACGTAGTCAGCTTGGAAGGCTGAAGTTCTACCATTGAACTACACCCGCATATACAGAGCATCTCAACTACTGCTTGTATATAATACCATTATAAACAAAATTATGCAAGAGTTTTTACATATTTTTTAAAAATATTTATCTAAATATTCTTCTAAACAAATCCCTTCCTGCATTATTGTTTTAGCATGTTCTTTACCAACATAACGATAATGCCAAGGTTCATATCCAACCTTAGTGATTTGATTTTTATCATTAGGATATCGTAAGATAAAACCATATTTATAACAATTTTCAATAAGCCATTGCTGCTCAGCAGTTTTTTCTTGGCTTTCATCTAATAGTTGATGACTTGTTGCGACAATATCAACTGCTAATCCCATTTGATGTTCACTAGTACCAGGTCTTGCCACCCAAAAAGAGGCTTTTTCTTCTGCTTCTTCCTGACTAGAAGATTGTTTCTGATAGCTCATAACTTCATTATTAAAAAGTTTTTGTTGTTTAGCTTGAGTACGATATGATGAACAGATGAAAGGACTGAGACCCTGTGCTCTTGCATCATCCATCATTTGTTGAAGATCTGGATATGCACGTTTATCTATAGATTGTCCATTGTTGAGTTGAACTAAATCCACTTGCCAGTTATCTGGAATTTGATTCTGATAATTGACGAGTGTTAACAATTCATCTTTTTTGGGCTTAGGCAGTTGCGTTTGCTGAGTTGTTTGATTGTTGGCAGGTACAGTTGATTTGTTTTGGTTTGTCATATATAGGAAAATTATAAAACAGAAAATAAGTATTCCGATACTTGTTAATAATAAAACACACCATTTTTTGAGTTTGTATTTCATCTTTGTCTCTCCTTTGTCTTTTTTCTTTATAATATCTTATAAAAAGGAGACATCAGAGTTACAAAGTTTTCGCATCATCTTTGCATCATTAATTGTTTTTTAAACTTTTAATACCTATATGAAAATTGTTTTCATTTGAAATTGTGTAATAATATTTTTGAATATCTTCTTTAGAGATATGCAAGTATTCAAGTCCAAATAGGAAATCACTTTCTTGACTTGGAACAATAAAAGATTCATCTGTATAAAATAAATATTGATAGATAGTTTGTGTTTGTGCATCTATCCAAATGTCAATAAAACTTGTTTTGCTAGAATAAGTGATAATATCAATGGTAACAGATTTCTTTGGATCAGTTGGATGACTGAAAACTCTTGTTATATAACTATAAGAATTAAAGTCGTTTTGAAAATCAATGTTTGGAATGATATTGAGTTTTTGTAGTTTGCTAATCTCAGCTTGAACATGTGATGTGATATTTTGCATATGAGCATTAAGTTTTGTTTCTTTTTGACTCACAAGAATAATATTGTCTTCATTTTCTCCATAAAAAGAGGATAATAATTTGATTTTTTGGGAAGTGTTTAATCGGCTTGTTTGATAAGTTTGCGTTGAAGTTTCATTTATATCTTCTATACCAATTGATGATAGTATTTTTTCATCATCCCATTTTGAAAGTGCGAAAGGGGTGAGTGGAATGAGAATAAGTAAACAGATTGGAATGAAAAAATAAAAGATATGTTTATATGTTTTCATTATTTTCACCTTTCTTTAAATGAATAGTTATGATTGTTCCTTGATGAAGAACACTATCAATTGTCATTGTTGCATGATGAATTTGAATGATTTGATCAGTAATAGCTAATCCTAGACCAGCACTTCCTGCATTACGAGAACGAGATTTATCCACCATATAAAAAGCTTCTCTCACTTTATCAAGATGTGTTGCATCAATCCCACACCCATTATCAATGATTTTAATTTCATAGTCCTGAGGTGTCTTTCTTCCAACAATAGAAATCTGCCCATTTTCTGTAACAGCTTTACGGGCATTATCTAAAAGATTTAAAAAAACTGTTTGCATTAAATCAGGTTCAATCCATAAGTTACATTCTTCAATGTTCATAATCAGCTGAATATTTTTTTGATTTGTAATAGGTATAAATGTGTCTTTTATTGTTTCAAAAAAAACTTGGGAAGAAATGGAATGCATTGTAAAGTCTTTTTTCTTTAAAATAATTAAATCCATTAATTTCATTGACATAGATTCTAATCGTTTTCCTTCTTGGACAATAGCGTGTGCGTAGGTAATAACTTGTTCATGAGTGAGTTCTTTGGAACGAATCATATCACCATATCCAATCATAGATGTTAAGGGTGTTTTGAGTTCGTGAGCAAAATTACTGACAAAGATTTCTTGGCGCTCTACTGAATCTTGTAAAGAGGCAATAGAGGCTTTTAAACGCTTAGACATTGTATTAAAGTCTTTTGTAAATTGACCTATTTCATC
The sequence above is drawn from the Candidatus Stoquefichus sp. SB1 genome and encodes:
- a CDS encoding M15 family metallopeptidase codes for the protein MKYKLKKWCVLLLTSIGILIFCFIIFLYMTNQNKSTVPANNQTTQQTQLPKPKKDELLTLVNYQNQIPDNWQVDLVQLNNGQSIDKRAYPDLQQMMDDARAQGLSPFICSSYRTQAKQQKLFNNEVMSYQKQSSSQEEAEEKASFWVARPGTSEHQMGLAVDIVATSHQLLDESQEKTAEQQWLIENCYKYGFILRYPNDKNQITKVGYEPWHYRYVGKEHAKTIMQEGICLEEYLDKYF
- a CDS encoding reverse transcriptase family protein: MWKYMDQNQSQEFLLSLHLLHNQLSDKEKVKMLYSISNSIEENYNIIKIKKRNGSLRTIYQPHTNLKLIQRQILKTILNNRSVSTYAKAYHKNIGLKDNAYPHVHQKRILKLDIKDFFEHIQFIDVYNACFSLAYFPQSIGHLLTQLCTYHGYLPQGAPTSAYISNLVMKEFDEQIGEWCENKHICYTRYSDDMTFSGDFNPREVIQRVRKALYPLGLEINNQKIHVIGNGQQQNVTGLVVNQKVQTSSRYRKKVRQAIYYMKKYGLESHLSAIQYQQSPQNYLHHLYGQVQYILQINPLDQEFQSYQEYLKKIK
- a CDS encoding sensor histidine kinase is translated as MKFFWKLYLSIMLITVSVFSIGSYFLIQSSFHTSLEREIESVYKENDIYISSLQREFDIPMTDTLDPSLAIKVIQNSIGTITIQTLSGNLSFCLRDTQGQIIYQNGGFSDKNNFIDKINDHQRAYKIFKEKDQYSLHALSSLHFGNTNIYIQNSHNISSIFQARNDQYQTFLTYTILLSCISAIVIFWIARWLTNPLHKLSIATKEIANGDFIEDIPISSEDEIGQFTKDFNTMSKRLKASIASLQDSVERQEIFVSNFAHELKTPLTSMIGYGDMIRSKELTHEQVITYAHAIVQEGKRLESMSMKLMDLIILKKKDFTMHSISSQVFFETIKDTFIPITNQKNIQLIMNIEECNLWIEPDLMQTVFLNLLDNARKAVTENGQISIVGRKTPQDYEIKIIDNGCGIDATHLDKVREAFYMVDKSRSRNAGSAGLGLAITDQIIQIHHATMTIDSVLHQGTIITIHLKKGENNENI